Proteins encoded in a region of the Elusimicrobiota bacterium genome:
- the ywqF gene encoding UDP-glucose 6-dehydrogenase YwqF, whose amino-acid sequence MRICTYGLWHLGCVMSAALAKAGFDVIGVDDDPQVISNLNNGRAPLHEPGLDDLLKQQLQSGRLFFSCSLSDALAHADLVWLTLDTPILKNDRADLKTLNQMVARLIPSLNNQRGLLISSQVPVGYCASVETLIKKQVRSLNLPICYSPENLRLGKALHVLENPDRIVAGTRYAKDRSIFEPVLTKLSSRVVWMRPESAEMVKHALNAFLATSVAFANEIAVLCENVGADAQEVCAGLLSESRIGPWAYLRPGSAYAGGTLGRDINFLNQLDHKKKTQSHLIRAVKKSNSFHKLWVKRKVSTLFKNIKGKRFALWGLSYKEGTDTLRGSWSFDLAKWLAAHQAQVVVFDPLIKNIPLSSQKKISLAPNIDETLRDSDCLIVAKDDQTWRNIDPAIFSSMRKKILIDPNGSLRKKMESDQTQVNYFSVGYLIFNGTHGA is encoded by the coding sequence ATGCGCATCTGTACATATGGCCTTTGGCATTTGGGTTGCGTGATGTCCGCGGCCCTTGCAAAGGCAGGGTTTGACGTGATTGGCGTCGATGACGATCCCCAAGTCATTTCCAATTTAAATAATGGTCGCGCCCCTCTTCATGAACCAGGTTTGGATGATCTCCTCAAACAGCAATTGCAATCTGGACGTTTGTTTTTTTCTTGCTCGCTTTCAGATGCTCTCGCTCACGCCGACCTGGTTTGGTTAACCTTGGACACTCCCATTCTCAAGAATGACCGCGCCGATCTCAAAACTTTAAATCAGATGGTGGCTCGTTTGATCCCCTCTCTTAATAATCAACGAGGCCTTCTTATTTCGTCGCAAGTTCCAGTGGGTTATTGTGCTTCTGTAGAAACCCTGATAAAAAAACAAGTCCGTTCCTTGAATCTCCCGATTTGTTATTCCCCTGAAAATTTACGATTGGGAAAAGCTTTGCATGTACTCGAAAATCCGGACCGGATTGTGGCGGGGACCCGGTATGCAAAGGATCGATCTATTTTTGAACCCGTTTTAACCAAACTCTCCTCTCGTGTTGTTTGGATGAGGCCCGAGTCTGCTGAAATGGTGAAACACGCGCTCAATGCATTTTTGGCCACCTCGGTGGCTTTTGCCAATGAAATTGCTGTTCTCTGTGAAAATGTGGGAGCTGATGCGCAGGAAGTGTGCGCGGGACTCTTGAGTGAATCTCGAATTGGACCTTGGGCGTACCTGAGGCCGGGTTCCGCCTATGCCGGTGGAACCCTGGGGCGAGACATTAATTTTCTCAATCAATTGGACCACAAGAAGAAAACTCAATCCCATTTGATACGAGCGGTGAAGAAAAGCAATTCATTCCATAAATTATGGGTGAAAAGGAAAGTTTCAACGTTGTTTAAAAACATCAAGGGGAAAAGATTCGCGCTGTGGGGCCTAAGTTACAAAGAAGGAACGGACACACTTCGAGGATCATGGAGCTTCGATTTGGCGAAGTGGTTGGCCGCGCATCAGGCACAAGTGGTTGTATTTGACCCTCTCATAAAAAATATTCCCCTTTCTTCTCAAAAAAAAATATCACTAGCCCCGAATATTGATGAAACATTAAGAGATAGCGATTGCTTAATTGTCGCGAAGGATGATCAAACCTGGCGCAACATTGATCCAGCGATATTTTCATCTATGCGTAAAAAAATATTGATTGATCCCAATGGGAGTCTCAGAAAAAAAATGGAGTCTGATCAAACGCAGGTTAATTACTTTTCCGTCGGATATCTAATTTTCAACGGAACCCATGGCGCGTAG
- the actIII gene encoding putative ketoacyl reductase — protein sequence MARSSSRDVLVTGANGVIGSAIARELASSGFRLHLTARKPSKLSPLVSELKLLTQENIYVDQLELTDPKGPLRVIKNFFSRSVRPFGLVCNAGGFGALGPFSSIEVQKWIDDFSENFFCNTRLIHAFVRQAKVKRIQEGSLVVLSGAGLGGDTLFENFSCYSTAKASLTHLVEALWPELLKQGLRINAISPGQVYSQLTETMIQAGTKRVGRLALSAKECKKTGGVPPELAARLVNFLLSPASNGITGRLLSARYDYDLLAKDSSSIAKDSNRFRMRRIDNTFFRQILRS from the coding sequence ATGGCGCGTAGTTCATCTCGAGATGTTCTTGTCACCGGCGCCAACGGGGTCATTGGTTCGGCTATCGCCAGAGAATTGGCGTCGTCTGGATTTCGACTCCATTTGACCGCTAGAAAACCATCGAAATTATCCCCCCTGGTTTCAGAATTAAAATTACTCACCCAAGAAAATATCTATGTCGATCAATTGGAGTTAACGGATCCCAAGGGTCCTTTGCGGGTCATTAAAAATTTTTTCTCCCGTTCTGTTCGTCCCTTTGGATTGGTTTGTAACGCGGGCGGATTTGGGGCGTTGGGGCCCTTTTCCTCCATTGAAGTCCAAAAATGGATCGATGATTTTTCTGAGAATTTCTTCTGTAACACGCGACTGATTCATGCTTTTGTTCGGCAGGCCAAGGTTAAACGGATCCAAGAAGGATCACTGGTGGTCCTCAGTGGAGCAGGCCTGGGTGGAGACACCCTGTTTGAAAACTTTAGTTGTTACAGCACCGCCAAAGCCTCTTTGACGCATCTTGTTGAGGCCTTATGGCCAGAATTGTTAAAGCAAGGCTTAAGAATTAATGCAATTTCTCCCGGCCAGGTTTACAGTCAACTGACTGAAACAATGATCCAAGCGGGAACCAAACGGGTGGGGCGGCTGGCATTAAGTGCCAAAGAGTGCAAGAAAACCGGGGGAGTTCCTCCGGAATTGGCCGCGCGTCTCGTGAATTTCTTGTTGAGCCCCGCTTCCAATGGGATAACAGGGCGTCTCTTGAGCGCTCGCTATGATTATGATCTATTGGCCAAAGACTCTTCTTCTATTGCTAAAGATTCCAATCGTTTTCGGATGCGCCGAATTGACAACACCTTTTTCCGTCAAATCCTCAGGTCTTGA
- the galE1_1 gene encoding UDP-glucose 4-epimerase, translating into MKALVTGAAGFIGSNLIERLLKEGHSVIGVDNFSTGHAKFLEKFRKHPQFSFFEKNLLNPQSLEGLVSDKIDWLFHLAANADVKDGLRYPERDLQQNTLVTWNVLEASRKAGVRGFVFSSTGSVYGAAPVIPTPEDCPFPIQTSLYGASKLACEGLIAAYAEGYGIQAKIFRFVSILGQNYTHGHVVDFVRQLKSDPTKIHVLGNGQQKKSYLYVEDCVDALLWALNRQSGQKIEIFNLGTEEYVTVDQSLDVIVDELKVHPRRTYEGGDQGWVGDNPFIFLDTTKIRSLGWKSKITIREGVRRTVQFLLNNPWVYEGGHKGR; encoded by the coding sequence ATGAAAGCGTTGGTAACGGGAGCCGCGGGTTTTATCGGGAGCAACTTAATTGAACGCTTGTTGAAAGAGGGGCATTCCGTTATCGGGGTGGATAATTTTTCGACTGGGCATGCAAAATTTTTAGAGAAGTTTAGAAAACATCCTCAATTCTCCTTTTTCGAGAAAAACTTACTTAACCCACAATCATTGGAGGGTCTTGTTAGCGATAAGATTGATTGGTTGTTTCATTTGGCCGCAAACGCCGATGTCAAAGACGGGCTTCGCTATCCAGAAAGAGATCTCCAACAGAACACCCTTGTCACGTGGAATGTCCTGGAGGCTTCCCGAAAAGCGGGGGTGCGGGGATTTGTGTTCAGCTCAACGGGAAGTGTCTATGGAGCGGCCCCCGTTATCCCGACGCCGGAAGATTGTCCTTTCCCAATTCAAACCTCTCTCTATGGAGCCTCGAAATTGGCTTGCGAAGGTTTAATAGCCGCCTACGCGGAAGGATATGGAATTCAAGCGAAAATATTCCGATTTGTATCCATCTTGGGGCAGAATTACACCCATGGGCATGTGGTGGATTTCGTCCGACAACTCAAATCCGATCCCACCAAAATTCATGTGCTAGGAAATGGCCAACAGAAAAAATCCTATTTGTATGTCGAAGATTGCGTTGATGCCCTTCTGTGGGCCCTCAACCGTCAGTCCGGACAGAAGATTGAGATTTTTAACTTGGGAACAGAGGAATATGTGACCGTGGACCAATCTCTTGATGTGATTGTCGATGAATTAAAAGTCCATCCCCGTCGAACCTATGAAGGGGGCGATCAAGGATGGGTGGGAGACAACCCCTTTATTTTTTTGGATACCACGAAGATCCGCTCTCTCGGATGGAAATCCAAAATAACCATTAGAGAAGGAGTACGGAGAACCGTTCAGTTTTTGCTCAACAACCCATGGGTTTATGAAGGAGGCCACAAGGGCCGATGA
- the hddA_1 gene encoding D-glycero-alpha-D-manno-heptose 7-phosphate kinase: MIITRTPLRISIGGGGTDLPSYYSRYGGFVISAAIDQYIYITLHRIFPKKYIVKYSALEYVDEISEIKHPIVREAFSMHKMEPSIEMVSIADIPAGTGLGSSGSFNVGLLRAIYAFKKNHISTHDLAEEACRIEIDRLREPVGKQDQFVAAFGGIICMEISPLGEVNVKPLEISQAAMDDLEDNLLMFFTGYSRSASEVLLDQKTRTENDDKSIIENLHFVKELGYSIRGALEAGDTEKFAKYMHEHWLHKKKRTASISNDNISRWYDLAVDNGALGGKLIGAGGGGFLMFYAKDRVALRKAMKKEGLQEVRFGFDHEGSKVMVIGK, encoded by the coding sequence ATGATTATCACGCGCACGCCGCTTCGTATTAGTATTGGAGGGGGAGGAACCGATTTGCCCTCCTATTATTCACGATATGGCGGGTTTGTTATTTCAGCTGCGATAGATCAGTACATTTACATTACGTTGCACCGAATTTTTCCTAAAAAATACATCGTCAAATATTCGGCGCTTGAATATGTGGATGAAATTTCTGAAATAAAACACCCCATCGTCCGAGAGGCTTTCTCCATGCACAAAATGGAACCTTCCATTGAGATGGTGAGCATCGCTGACATTCCGGCTGGGACAGGGTTGGGATCTTCAGGCTCCTTTAACGTTGGGTTGCTTCGGGCTATTTATGCATTTAAAAAAAACCATATCTCCACTCATGATTTGGCGGAGGAGGCTTGTCGGATAGAAATCGATCGTTTAAGAGAACCTGTGGGAAAGCAAGACCAGTTCGTCGCGGCATTTGGAGGAATTATATGCATGGAAATTTCACCATTGGGTGAGGTGAATGTTAAACCCTTGGAGATTTCTCAAGCTGCGATGGATGATTTGGAAGATAATCTGTTGATGTTTTTTACGGGGTATTCCCGAAGTGCAAGCGAAGTTTTGTTGGACCAAAAAACTCGCACGGAAAATGATGATAAATCAATCATCGAAAATCTGCACTTTGTTAAAGAGTTGGGATATTCTATTCGCGGCGCTTTGGAGGCTGGCGATACCGAAAAGTTTGCCAAATATATGCATGAACATTGGCTCCACAAGAAGAAGAGAACGGCCAGTATCAGCAATGACAACATCTCTCGTTGGTATGACTTGGCAGTGGACAATGGGGCTTTGGGAGGAAAACTCATCGGAGCGGGGGGCGGCGGGTTTCTGATGTTTTATGCCAAGGACCGAGTCGCCTTACGAAAAGCGATGAAAAAAGAAGGATTACAAGAAGTTCGATTTGGATTTGACCATGAGGGTTCAAAAGTGATGGTCATTGGCAAGTGA
- the iolG_1 gene encoding Inositol 2-dehydrogenase/D-chiro-inositol 3-dehydrogenase — protein MIRVGIIGAGLVGAKRADSLSDARLVAVQDKDHSRAKVLAEKHRATVEKDWRDLIARDDIEVVVVSTSHDMLSECSQAALSAGKHVLVEKPGGRNIEEIQRQINASEKFKKILRVGYNHRFHPALQKAKEIVEGHSLGDLMFVRARYGHGGRLGYEKEWRADPSVSGGGELLDQGVHLIDLAQWMMGPLNPRWGTTHTFFWPMKVEDYGFVALESEDHQRCAWLHASWVEWKNIFHFEIFCQRGKLEISGLGGSYGVEELRVFKMKPEMGPPETEVFSFPGSDLSWKLEWESFVRSLQGSPQQIGTTGLEARKNMEIVRWVYERNGQIKS, from the coding sequence GTGATAAGAGTCGGTATCATCGGCGCAGGCCTGGTGGGTGCCAAGCGAGCGGATTCTTTGTCGGACGCCCGGCTTGTGGCTGTTCAAGATAAAGATCATTCCCGTGCCAAAGTTTTGGCAGAAAAACATCGCGCGACAGTTGAAAAAGATTGGCGTGATTTGATCGCACGTGATGACATTGAGGTGGTTGTAGTTTCAACTTCGCATGACATGCTCTCCGAATGTTCGCAGGCCGCTTTATCGGCGGGAAAGCATGTTCTGGTTGAAAAGCCAGGGGGGCGCAACATCGAGGAAATTCAACGCCAAATCAATGCTTCCGAAAAATTCAAGAAGATTTTAAGAGTCGGTTATAACCACCGATTTCATCCGGCCCTTCAAAAAGCCAAGGAAATAGTTGAGGGCCATTCATTGGGTGACTTGATGTTTGTTCGAGCTCGCTATGGCCATGGAGGGCGTTTGGGTTATGAAAAAGAATGGAGAGCGGATCCCTCGGTCAGCGGAGGAGGAGAGCTTTTGGATCAAGGGGTTCACCTTATAGATCTCGCCCAATGGATGATGGGCCCATTAAACCCCCGTTGGGGAACCACGCATACTTTTTTTTGGCCCATGAAAGTTGAGGATTACGGCTTCGTCGCTCTTGAATCCGAGGACCATCAGCGGTGCGCTTGGTTGCATGCCAGTTGGGTTGAATGGAAAAACATTTTCCATTTTGAGATCTTTTGTCAGAGAGGAAAATTGGAGATTTCTGGCTTGGGTGGAAGTTATGGCGTTGAAGAATTGAGGGTTTTTAAAATGAAACCCGAAATGGGCCCGCCAGAAACAGAGGTGTTTTCTTTTCCTGGATCCGATCTATCGTGGAAATTGGAATGGGAGTCTTTTGTCAGGTCCCTGCAAGGTTCTCCGCAGCAAATCGGTACAACAGGTTTGGAGGCCCGGAAAAACATGGAGATTGTTCGATGGGTCTACGAGCGAAATGGCCAAATCAAATCCTGA
- the hddC gene encoding D-glycero-alpha-D-manno-heptose 1-phosphate guanylyltransferase: MAKSNPDGSLPVVILAGGFGTRLGSFSRKFPKSLVPVLGRPFLFHQIELLKRKSIKRIIFCLGYKSELILKTLNEDRSGLSFDFVFDGRHALGTGGAVRKATELISGDFFVLYGDSYLDIDYQAVQKIYERVGKQGLMVLYKNKNQIERSNVVFKNGLVTEYDKRKTSSRMEYIDYGLSVLNKKAMKGFLPGKKFDLSEIFSRLITKRQLAGTVVRKRFYEVGSLQGIKELEKYLKK, translated from the coding sequence ATGGCCAAATCAAATCCTGACGGGTCTCTTCCTGTCGTCATTTTAGCAGGGGGATTCGGGACCCGTCTCGGGTCCTTTTCGAGAAAATTTCCCAAGTCTCTCGTGCCTGTTTTAGGTCGACCCTTTCTGTTTCATCAAATTGAACTGTTGAAAAGAAAATCCATAAAGAGAATCATTTTTTGTTTGGGGTATAAATCAGAATTGATTCTTAAGACCCTGAATGAGGATCGGAGTGGTCTCTCTTTCGATTTTGTTTTTGATGGACGCCATGCTTTGGGAACAGGCGGAGCCGTTCGTAAAGCCACGGAATTAATATCGGGCGATTTTTTTGTTCTATATGGGGATTCCTATTTGGATATTGATTATCAGGCCGTTCAGAAAATTTATGAGAGAGTTGGAAAGCAGGGACTGATGGTTCTTTATAAGAATAAAAACCAGATTGAGCGCAGCAATGTGGTTTTTAAAAATGGGCTTGTGACTGAGTACGATAAGAGGAAAACTTCATCTCGAATGGAATATATTGATTATGGGTTGAGTGTTCTCAACAAGAAAGCAATGAAGGGTTTTCTACCGGGAAAAAAGTTTGATTTGAGTGAGATATTTTCCCGTCTCATCACAAAACGGCAATTGGCTGGAACCGTGGTTCGCAAACGATTTTATGAAGTGGGCTCCTTGCAGGGCATCAAAGAATTGGAAAAATACCTCAAAAAATAA
- the hisB_1 gene encoding Histidine biosynthesis bifunctional protein HisB, with protein sequence MKRPAIFLDRDGVCNRPVIKGRMPFAPKCVAGLKIYSDAPLICKRLKNAGFLLIGVTNQPDVARGMTKKKTVLGINKVVQKALFLSEIVSCFHDNEDNCLCRKPKPGMILKAAKDWRIDLKKSFLIGDRSKDIEAGKRAGVLSIFIDRRYKEPLRVKPDGIVRSLREAEKWVYKKIKKL encoded by the coding sequence ATGAAACGTCCCGCCATTTTTCTCGACCGTGATGGGGTTTGCAATCGTCCCGTCATCAAAGGCCGAATGCCCTTTGCGCCAAAATGCGTTGCGGGATTAAAAATTTACTCCGACGCTCCCCTGATATGTAAACGCTTAAAAAACGCAGGTTTTTTATTGATAGGAGTGACCAATCAACCCGATGTCGCAAGAGGTATGACAAAAAAAAAGACGGTCCTTGGAATTAACAAGGTGGTTCAGAAGGCGCTTTTCTTGTCAGAGATAGTTTCATGTTTTCATGACAATGAGGATAATTGCCTTTGCCGAAAGCCCAAGCCGGGAATGATTTTAAAGGCCGCAAAGGATTGGAGGATTGATCTAAAAAAAAGTTTCTTGATAGGGGACCGGTCCAAAGACATCGAAGCGGGAAAACGAGCTGGGGTTCTTTCTATTTTTATCGACAGGCGTTATAAAGAACCCTTACGTGTTAAGCCGGATGGTATTGTCCGATCCCTGAGAGAAGCGGAGAAATGGGTTTATAAAAAAATAAAAAAACTATGA
- the arnC_1 gene encoding Undecaprenyl-phosphate 4-deoxy-4-formamido-L-arabinose transferase — MTVLSVIIPAFNEANTIKDLLQQVVEVDLHPLGITKEIIVVESGSQDGTREIVQDFENRGVIRAHYEDRPRGKGHAVKLAFKNLTGDIVLIQDADLEYKPSEYPALLAPIQSGKADFVLGSRHLGKGDWHFRKFVNDQVSAKFMNIGNKVCNGLFNFLYGTHMTDPTTMFKVFRSSCISSKVFRSNYFELDWEIVAKLIRSGFIPHEVPISYVSRSFKEGKKIKLWRDGFLSLYAIVRFRWWD; from the coding sequence ATGACTGTCCTTTCCGTCATTATCCCCGCCTTTAATGAAGCGAACACCATCAAAGACCTGCTCCAGCAGGTTGTGGAAGTGGATTTGCACCCTCTGGGAATCACAAAAGAAATCATTGTGGTTGAAAGTGGGTCCCAAGACGGGACGCGGGAGATTGTGCAAGACTTTGAGAATAGGGGGGTTATACGCGCGCACTATGAAGATCGCCCGCGAGGAAAAGGCCATGCCGTCAAACTTGCGTTTAAGAATTTGACTGGAGACATTGTCCTCATTCAAGACGCAGATTTGGAGTACAAGCCCTCCGAATATCCGGCGCTTCTGGCTCCGATCCAATCGGGAAAGGCCGATTTCGTGTTGGGGTCCCGTCACTTGGGGAAAGGGGATTGGCATTTCAGGAAATTTGTTAATGATCAGGTCTCAGCCAAATTCATGAACATCGGGAATAAGGTGTGTAATGGTCTATTCAATTTTCTTTATGGGACTCATATGACCGATCCCACGACGATGTTTAAGGTCTTTCGATCAAGTTGTATCTCTTCTAAGGTTTTTAGGTCCAATTATTTTGAATTGGATTGGGAAATCGTTGCCAAATTGATCCGATCAGGATTCATTCCTCATGAGGTCCCTATTAGCTACGTTTCTCGAAGTTTTAAAGAAGGAAAGAAAATAAAGTTGTGGCGGGATGGTTTTCTTTCGTTATACGCGATTGTTCGATTTCGCTGGTGGGACTAA
- the bepA_1 gene encoding Beta-barrel assembly-enhancing protease, producing MILFFPLGCIRNPATRKVHPRLLSPQAEKKIGIETKKKILEQYQVLNSTTVTNYVSQVGQRLASVCDRPTVDYDFTVLDNDLINAFAVPGGYVFVTRGLLESMNDESELAMVLGHEIAHIAALHGVQMIQKEMGQNALTILGTIGVALTMGPEAMLMVANTADLFSSLYMLGYSREKELESDNLGLQYMLRAGYDPQGSLRFLKTLQAMDSEESKGWDLYFRTHPSTDQRIRIIESMIGRPLPDFKPPIEDSYAVIKAQLPKVDQDKQGSISGLTYTNTFHEVHFHVPSNWNLDFVHSQALVSFRTLDGDGDGRLQVVDLSSMTITAENVAYKFSKISDFQFINGRDVLYQAGYGYLGRYYGISSSGKLLDIRLFATIRRGKGYVLLCGVPPEKADSYALDIEQILRALWFG from the coding sequence TTGATCCTTTTTTTCCCTCTGGGATGTATACGCAACCCAGCCACAAGAAAAGTTCACCCTCGGCTTCTGTCTCCCCAAGCTGAAAAAAAGATCGGTATCGAAACCAAAAAAAAGATTCTTGAACAATATCAAGTCCTTAATAGCACAACAGTCACAAACTATGTCAGCCAAGTGGGTCAAAGGTTGGCCAGTGTGTGCGATCGTCCAACCGTGGATTATGATTTCACCGTCCTCGATAATGATTTGATCAACGCCTTTGCGGTTCCTGGCGGATATGTTTTCGTTACCCGAGGTCTCCTTGAATCCATGAATGATGAATCGGAACTGGCCATGGTATTGGGACATGAAATTGCCCATATTGCCGCTCTTCACGGGGTCCAAATGATCCAAAAAGAAATGGGACAAAATGCGCTGACGATTCTGGGCACCATTGGCGTCGCTCTCACCATGGGCCCCGAAGCCATGCTCATGGTGGCCAATACAGCGGATCTTTTCTCATCTCTGTACATGCTCGGCTACAGCCGAGAAAAAGAATTGGAGTCCGACAACTTGGGGCTCCAATACATGTTAAGAGCCGGATACGACCCTCAGGGTTCTCTGCGGTTTCTAAAAACCCTACAAGCCATGGATTCAGAAGAAAGCAAAGGCTGGGACCTCTATTTTCGAACTCACCCCTCCACCGATCAGAGAATTCGAATTATTGAAAGCATGATCGGCCGCCCTTTACCTGATTTTAAACCCCCCATTGAAGATTCCTATGCTGTCATAAAAGCCCAACTTCCGAAAGTCGACCAAGACAAGCAAGGATCTATCTCGGGATTGACCTATACCAATACCTTTCATGAGGTTCATTTCCATGTCCCCTCTAATTGGAACCTTGATTTTGTCCATTCACAAGCCTTGGTTTCATTTAGAACCCTGGATGGAGATGGCGATGGACGACTTCAAGTGGTGGATTTAAGCTCCATGACCATAACCGCTGAAAATGTGGCGTATAAATTCTCGAAGATATCGGATTTTCAATTCATCAATGGACGCGACGTTCTCTACCAAGCCGGATATGGTTATTTGGGCCGGTACTATGGAATATCTTCCAGTGGAAAACTTTTGGATATTCGTCTTTTTGCCACCATAAGACGCGGCAAAGGGTATGTTCTTCTCTGCGGAGTCCCTCCAGAAAAAGCAGACAGCTATGCGCTGGACATAGAACAAATATTGCGCGCATTGTGGTTTGGATAG